The proteins below come from a single Hirundo rustica isolate bHirRus1 chromosome 6, bHirRus1.pri.v3, whole genome shotgun sequence genomic window:
- the LOC120753839 gene encoding inositol 1,4,5-trisphosphate receptor-interacting protein-like 1, with product MIILLLIWLVQWIWHYISVYLNKDLYQQRTQMLQEGNVEKSVRSWGAMLWTALQQGLIWAVAGTLVLLLALYWWLRKRVCEVDNSRDSESEESEEENPAETNMICIFSRRFQLSVPKLASRRRVVQELLNDLLQVSHSLFSDSFFPVLEPVIGVGSACEGWSPHKEEDVVYCMFVPLKPPHGYAFHLEPDTTWEMPQTGMRIRVELVCTCTGEQPDQKMLCFFHSSEEELKINQVASLLHTLCTGPYLDGEKIALWFQTFVISAWSAMPQSRHYRVKVLPSSRSCKMKLMKASGRNLFVEMVFSVQQGDSDIFLSSQPTEAQFPPSTTWLESYAVAEAKFFQHVSMQAPPHSCHLKCLRLCARLLEGSGLSIYALKTTVMHLLTLIPLSEWQHRYLLMRVDDIMGYLRCCLEEKRLKHFFFGNEDMPKEISLPPAFQGAQPLNLFQHLAQDPAAQTEALKEFDKLQHHLYFGF from the coding sequence ATGATCATACTACTCCTCATCTGGCTTGTGCAATGGATCTGGCATTACATCAGTGTGTACCTGAATAAGGACCTCTACCAGCAGAGGACTCagatgctgcaggaggggaATGTGGAGAAGAGTGTCAGGTCCTGGGGAGCCATGCTCTGGACTGCCTTGCAGCAAGGGCTGATCTGGGCCGTTGCTGGAACCCTGGTGCTGCTCTTGGCACTCTACTGGTGGCTCCGGAAAAGGGTCTGTGAGGTGGACAACAGCAGGGACTCAGAGAGTGAAGAAAGTGAGGAAGAAAATCCTGCTGAGACGAATATGATCTGTATCTTTTCAAGACGCTTCCAGCTGTCAGTGCCAAAGCTGGCCTCCAGGAGACGGgtggtgcaggagctgctgaatgACCTTCTCCAAGTCTCCCATAGTCTCTTTTCAGACAGCTTCTTCCCAGTGCTGGAACCAGTCATTGGGGTGGGCAGTGCCTGTGAAGGATGGAGTCCCCATAAGGAGGAGGACGTTGTTTACTGCATGTTTGTGCCCCTGAAGCCGCCCCATGGCTATGCCTTCCACCTGGAACCAGACACCACGTGGGAGATGCCACAGACGGGAATGCGCATCCGCGTGGAGCTGGTGTGCACTTGCACCGGGGAGCAGCCTGACCAAAAAATGCTGTGCTTCTTCCACAGCTCTGAGGAGGAGCTGAAGATAAATCAGGTGGCCAGCCTTCTACACACCCTCTGCACTGGCCCTTACCTAGATGGGGAGAAAATTGCCCTCTGGTTCCAGACATTTGTGATCTCGGCCTGGTCAGCCATGCCTCAGTCCCGTCACTACAGAGTGAAAGTGCTCCCCTCCTCCCGCTCCTGCAAGATGAAGCTGATGAAAGCCTCCGGGAGAAACCTTTTTGTGGAGATGGTATTTAGCGTGCAGCAAGGTGACTCGGACATCTTCCTGAGTAGCCAGCCTACAGAGGCCCAGTTCCCCCCAAGCACGACATGGCTGGAGAGCTATGCTGTGGCAGAGGCAAAGTTCTTCCAGCATGTCTCCATGCAGGCCCCTCCACACAGCTGCCACCTCAAATGCCTGCGGCTCTGTGCTCGCCTTCTGGAGGGCTCAGGCCTTTCTATCTATGCCTTGAAAACCACGGTCATGCACCTCCTGACCTTGATCCCGCTGTCAGAATGGCAGCACAGGTATCTCCTGATGCGGGTGGATGACATCATGGGCTATCTACGCTGTTGTCTAGAGGAGAAACGCCTCAAGCACTTCTTCTTTGGCAATGAGGATATGCCCAAGGAGATCTCCTTGCCCCCAGCCTTCCAAGGGGCACAGCCCCTGAACCTCTTCCAGCACCTGGCACAGGATCCAGCTGCCCAGACTGAGGCATTGAAGGAGTTTGATAAGCTGCAACATCACCTCTACTTCGGGTTCTGA